The segment AAATtttcatcctgtagcacaaactcaaaaaagttctgggacactataaagtccatggagaataagagcacctcctcccagctgcccactgcactgaggctaggaaacactgtcaccaccgataaatccactataattgagaatttcaataagcatttttctacggctggccatgctttccacctgtttaccctggtcaacagcactgcaccccccacagcaactcgcccaagccttccccatttctccttctcccgaatccagatagctgatgttctgaaagagctgcgaAATCTGGATCCTACAAATCAGCcaagctagacaatctggaccctctctttctaaaatgatctgctgaaattgttacaacctctattactagcctgttcaacctctctttcgaatcgtctgagattcccatagattggaaagctgccgcggacatcaccctcttcaaagggggagacactctagagccaaactgctacagaactatatctattctaccctacctttctaagatcttcgaaagccaagttaacaaacagattaccgaccatttcgaatcccaccgtaccttctccgctatgcaatcttgGTTCAgcgctggtcatgggtgcacctcagccacactcaaggtcctaaacgatatcgtaaccgccatcgataagagacattactctACAGCCGTACATCGACCTGgataaggctttcgactctgtcaatcacaacattcttattggcagactcaacagccttggtttctcaaatgactgcctcgcctggttcaccaactacttctcagatagagttcagtgtgtcaaatcggagggcctgttgtccagacctctggcagtctctatgagggtgccacagggttcaattctcgggccgactcttttctctgtatacatcaatgaggtcgctcttgctgctggtgagtctctgatccacctctacgcagacgacaccattctgtatacctctggcccttctttggacactgtgttaactaacctccagacgagcttcaatgccatacaactatccttctgtggcctccaactgctcttaaacgcaagtaaaactaaattcatgctcttcaactgatcactgcctgcacctgcccgcccgtccagcatcactactctggacggttctgacttagaatatgttgacaactacaaatacctaggtgtctggttagactgtaaactctccttctagactcacattaaacatctccaatccaaaattaaatctagaatcggcttcctacttCGTAAACAAAgcgtccttcactcatgctgccaaacataccctcgtaaaacttcATAAAGACTTCGGCGATGTCTTTTACAAAagagcctccaacactctactctgcaaattggatgcagtctatcacaatgccatccattttgtcaccaaagccccatatacgacCCACCACTTCGACCTGTATGCTGGCcctgctggccctcgcttcatatcggtcgccaaacccactggcttcaggtcatctacaagtctctgttaggtaaagccccaccttatctcagctcactggtcaccatagcagcacacacccgtagcacgcgctccagcaagtatatctctctagtcacccccaaaaccaattcttcctttggccacctctccttccagttctctgctgtcaatgactggaacgaactgcaaaaatcactaaagctggagacttatacctccctcactagctttaagcaccagctgttagagcagctcacagatcactgcacctgtacatagctcatcggTAAATAGCTCATCCAATCTAAcgcatccccatactgtatctatttatttatcttgcaccccaatatctctacttgcacattcatcttctgcacatctaccattccagtgtttaattgctatattgtaatgacttcaccaccatggcctatttattgccttacctcccttatctcacctcatttacacatgctgtaatatagactttttctactgtattattgattgtatgtttgtttattccatgtgtaactctgtgttgttgtctgtgtcacactgctttgctttattcttggccaggtcgcagtcgcaaatgagaacttgatctcaactagcctacctggttaaataacggtgaaatatatatatatattttttaagtaccATCTGGCATCTGGACCTGTTGTTGGGTCATCCCCGTGGCGATGGAGTCAGGCCAGAAGCGCTGTAGCGGCCTGTTCGGAGGAGGTTTCTTCTTGGTTTTGGGTGTCTCCGAAGAGCTGGCGTCCAGCATGGGCTGCAGGATTCGCCTCCGCGCGTTTATGAAcctgagagagaaggaagaaaggTTGGACCAATCACAAGAGGGGAAACAAGGGGTTTGAACCAATAACTAAACTTGACACATTATTGGATTGGTTCACGCTAGGAGAGTCGTTCTTTATAGTATTTCATAGTCTTAGGTGATAGTTCATGGTAGTGTGGCATGGATTCATGTAATTCACCAGTTATTGACTTGGAGGAGGCTCAGGTTAGTTTGGGTAGCAATCTGCTTCTTCTCATCCTCTGTGGGGTAGGGGTGCTATAGAAATAGGACAAAAGTCATTAAATTAAAGCCATTAAAATAAGTCATTAAAAGGAAAAATCCACCCAAAACCGCTAATTAAATGTGTTAAATAACAATATTAAGAACAATAttttttgtgaacaaatgtttcaCTTTGCAGTCATAATAAGGTTGGTAGCAACAGGGGAAAATATTTCTGTAAATCTGTTGCAGCTCAAATCCACAATGAAATGCTCACTCTACGGGctggccagctagctagctagctacacacaataataccaaagaACATATCAACATGTAATGTTGCCACAAGAGTGGAGTCTGACATTTTCAAAGGCAGAAATACTTTTGAGGAGATGGAAAACTTTGCCCATGCTACGTCAATGGGTTGGCGTGTGCAATCTGGACCATTCTGGGACAAAAAGCAATCTCCTTCACAGAGTGAATGGGAGTCTATTGGACGCTGGCTCAAAACCCAAATACTAGCACAAATTTCAAGTACAACTTTACAATTTTCTTCCGAGATAATTAACCTGTTATCTGTAGTATCATGTAGCTTTGGAATCGTAACATGATGTACTTTCGAGGAAAATATGCACGTTTTTCGACAGTTGACTTTGAGAAGGAATTGTGTGACGATTAGCTTGGCAACCGCGTGACGCAGCATGACAACGTGAACACAATTGGTCGACAGTCTGCTGGGTGGGGCATTATTCGTTCCTTCATTCGTTGGATTACTATCTCTTTTCTATAATATCTCTGGCAACGGGCACCATGCAATGCAACCAGGACTTAAGAGGCAGACAAAGGAGAAATGTGCTTAAATGACAAATTTCTCGAGGTAGGAGTATGGTAAAAATACGATCATAGGCTCATACGGGAGAAGACATCCTCCCGAGTTATGGCATCggccagtattgaaatctgaGATGTATGATAGACGTTTTCACCATCTAAAAGTCGTATTCCAGGGTAGTGAGAGAGACTTTATCACAATACTATGTCATACTGGCTGGGTTTCTGCCTGCATAAAAACGCCAATAACTCAAGCTACAAATTAAAACATGAAATGACCCAGGGAATAGATAGAACATCACTCAGAGATGTACaaaaaacaatataacattcaaaatgggtggACCTTTCCTTTAAGTAGTTAGTGTTTTCATCTTGCACTGCAAGCCAAGCTAATCAAATCCCAGAATCGTTCCAGGTTGTAAACGTATAGAGTGTGCCTGTGTTCTACTCACCCCGATGTGCTGGAAGAGCCAGGAGCGCATGACGTTGGTGGCTTGTTTGGGAAGAACGCCACGCTTGTTCTTGGGTGAGCTGTCGTCGTGGTTGAAGAAACTCAGGTCCTGGTTGAGCTGCAGCTGGAGCTGAAGAAAGTTACAGTGAGGTTTCCATATTCTTTCACATTTACGCAacgtgtgggggagggggggctgtTCAGCTGGGTAGcgtggggggggggctgttcaGAAGGCAGTAAATGTTAGCATCCAgatgtgtgtgtcttacctgtgtgttCTGGATGCGTATGGTCTGGGGCGAGAGGGTCTGTGACACCACCTGGCCCTGTGAGTTGACTACTGTGACTGGTTGGTAGACTGTGCCACCTGGAGGAAACACAAGGACCCAACAATGCTTTCAGAGTAGTCCTTATTTATTTTCAGAAACGGCTGGTTCAGAAACAGACAGCTGTACGCTAAGGGCCGGTTTCCGGCACACAGATTAAGCCTCGCTCGTCCTGGACTCTCCATTGAAATACAATCCAGGACTGAACTTAATCTGTGGTTAGGAAACCGCCACTGATTCTTATTGAGGTGAGGGCGGTGGGGGTTGGCGTCTGAGGCTCTACCTGTGGTTGTTGTATGCCAGGGTGACATACCTGCTATAACCTGTGTGGGGTTGACTGTTGTCACGGTGACGTTGCCTTGATGCAGGGCCGATGCTGGCACCACAATcccctggggactgagggttccTGTGAAAGAGCTGGACGTctgcacgacacacacacacacacacacacgcaggttaAACGGAGTCTTCATGGGTCAATATATAGCATCATGTGTGTATATAATAGGCAAGGTGTGATCTATGTTTTACAGATTCAGTGTGTGTATTGCAGTATACAAGGGTGTGTGTATTGCAGTTTACAAGGGTGTGTGTATTGCAGTTTACAAGGGTGTGTGTATTGCAGTTTACAAGGGTGTGTGTATTGCAGTATACAAGGGTGTGTGTATTGCAGTATACAAGGGTGTGTGTATTGCAGTTTACAAGGGTGTGTGTATTGCAGTATACAAGGGTGTGTGTATTGCAGTTTACAAGGGTGTGTGTATTGCAGTTTACAAGGGTGTGTGTATTGCAGTTTACAAGGGTGTGTGTATTGCAGTTTACAAGGGTGTGTGTATTGCAGTTTACAAGGGTGTGTGTATTGCAGTTTACAAGGGTGTGTGTATTGCAGTTTACAAGGGTGTGTGTATTGCAGTTTACAAGGGTGTGTGTATTGCAGTTTACAAGGGTGTGTGTATTGCAGTTTACAAGGGTGTGTGTATTGCAGTTTACAAGGGTGTGTGTATTGCAGTATACAAGGGTGTGTGTATTGCAGTATACAAGGGTGTGTGTATTGCAGTATATAAGGGTGTGTGTATTGCAGTATATAAGGGTGTGTGTATTGCAGTATATAAGGGTGTGTGTATTGCAGTATATAAGGGTGTGTGTATTGTGGATTCATAATGGGTGTTTATGTCGGCAGCAAAATATATCTGTATGGcagggtgtgtgtacctgtatctTGGTGGGGGAGAAACCCTGTCCAGATGAGTAGGGGCTGCCAGGTTCTCCACTCAGCAGCGTCTCGCTGTTCATCTTGGTCTTGAGGCAGGAGATGTAGCGGCTGCAGAAGTCCTTACACAGGTCGCTGACCTTCTCCAGCTCCAGCAGGTGGATCCGCAGCACCTGGATGGCCTTCACCATCTAGGGGGTCAAAGGTCAGGTCAGGGAGAGGAGTTATGAGAGGCCAGGACGTTTTCATTGAAAATGGCATGTGCATAGTAGGCTGTTATAGTAAATACACCATTTATTCCACTGGTAGATACTTTAGTGTAAGGCTGTTGTAATGTTTATATGTGGCCAACCGGCTTCATCAAACAGCGCTAATAAAACAGTAGCTCACTTCCCATGTGTCATTTGCTAAAATGTACGAATAGTGTCACTAGAGGTCATTGTGATGGAAAATCATTCAAAGAATATTAACAGCAAATGAGGGAGGTCACCAGATTGTCGAGATCAGGGTCCTCACTGAAGAAGGCTTTGCCCTCTTTCTCCTGGCTGCGGACAAAGTTCTCAATGTCCACGTCAAAGCTGGCTGACGTGACACAGTCTGAGCCCTGTGTAGACTGCTCACATTTCTCAAAGAGCAGGGCCAGGAGAGGGAACAAGGGATGCCtgcaacaacacacacaggaagaGACATCACTAAATTGCAATAATTTACTTTTATGTTACATGTGGTCGTGTTTACTCCATATTTTTGTTAGTAGGGCACATAAGCCCCGACAACATCTACGACTGACTGCAGCAGCATTTCCTTTTTGAATGTAATTGAGGTGGGTGTTGACCAAAGCTTTGTCAGGGGGCCAAAAGAGTCAGGGGGTGTACCGGTATATGGAAGCCTTATCTACATCCATGGGGGTCTGGGGCTCAGTGGGGGTGGGACTGGAGGCTGCATCCAAACCCTCGTCACCGTCCGCCTGCTCCGCCCCCAGCATCTGGAGAGAAACGGGAGCGAGGGAGATGAGATGAAAGCAGAATGAGGAGCAATAGTAGTGGTTAGGTAACGCTCAGAACCATGCCTCAACAACTACTAAATAAGCCATGAGAAGATTAGTCTTGTTGGCATTGGTAATAGGTTGGAGGACTGTTGGCATTGGTAATAGGTTGGAGGACTGTTGGCATTGGTAATAGGTTGGAGGACTGTTGGCATTGGTAATAGGTTGGAGGACTGTTGGCATTGGTAATAGGTTGGAGGACTGTTGGCATTGGTAATAGGTTGGGAGGACTGTTGGCATTGGTAATAGGTTGGGAGGACTGTTGGCATTGGTAATAGGTTGGGAGGACTGTTGGCATTGGTAATAGGTTGGAGGACTGTTGGCATTGGTAATAGGTTGGAGGACTGTTGGCATTGGTAATAGGTTGGAGGACTGTTGGCATTGGTAATAGGTTGGAGGACTGTTGGCATTGGTAATAGGTTGGGAGGACTAGGTAATAGGTTGGAGGACTGTTGGCATTGGTAATAGGTTGGAGGACTGTTGGCATTGGTAATAGGTTGGAGGACTGTTGGCAGGTAATAGGTTGGAGAGGACTTGGTAATAGGCTGTTGGCATTGGTAATAGGTTGGAGGACTGTTGGCATTGGTAATAGGTTGGAGGAGGACTGTTGGCATTGGTAGGACTGTTGGCAGGTTAGAGGAGGACTGTTGGCATTGGTTGAGGACTAGGTTGGTAATAGAGGACTGTTGGCATTGGTAATAGGTTGGAGGACTGTTGGCATTGGTAATAGGTTGGAGGACTGTTGGCATTGGTAATAGGTTGGAGGACTGTTGGCATTGGTAATAGGTTGGAGGACTGTTGGCATTGGTAATAGGTTGGAGGACTGTTGGCATTGGTAATAGGTTGGAGGACTGTTGGCATTGGTAATAGGTTAGAGGACTGTTGGCATTGGTAATAGGTTAGAGGACTGTTGGCATTGGTAATAGGTTGGAGGACTGTTGACATTGGTAATAGGTTGGAGGACTGTTGGCATTGGTAATAGGTTGGAGGACTGTTGGCATTGGTAATAGGTTGGAGGACTGTTGGCATTGGTAATAGGTTGGAGGACTGTTGGCATTGGTAATAGGTTGGAGGACTGTTGACATTGGTAATAGGTTGGAGGACTGTTGGCATTGGTAATAGGTTGGAGGACTGTTGACATTGGTAATAGGTTGGAGGACTGTTGGCATTGGTAATAGGTTGGAGGACTGTTGGCATTGGTAATAGGTTGGAGGACTGTTGGCATTGGTAATAGGTTGGAGGACTGTTGGCATTGGTAATAGGTTGGAGGACTGTTGGCATTGGTAATAGGTTGGAGGACTGTTGGCATTGGTAATAGCTTGGAGGACTGTTGGCATTGGTAATAGGTTGGAGGACTGTTTTCTCAGTACACAATGGAGGGAAATAGCCTTCCTAAATTATTCTCAAATGGGTGATTGATACAGAGGTTGTCAGGATCTCTTTGGACGGGAGTAGAATAGAAAGATGAGTCGTGGCATATCATGTTTATCCATTACCGATAGGTGCACCAAGCTTGTCTTTGAGCGAATTAATTCAGACACCTTCACGTGCTCCTCCTCTCATATTTTCACACTGCCTACCAGCAGCTAGCCAGGCTCACTTCTAAGAGCAGAAATCCCATCTCCAGCCATGTGATTGAACCAACAATGGCTTTGATTGAGAGCAAATGTTCTAAAAAGAATACTTGTTTGCTAGAGCAGGAAAACCTCAAGTTAGTCACATTGATATGTCCTCACCATTTTctcaaatcaaaataaaatcttatttgtcacataggccaaatacaacaggtgtagaccttactgtgaaatgcttactgacaaacccttaaccaacaggtgtagaccttcatgtgaaatgctgaatacaacaggtgtagtagaccttactgtgaaatgcttactgacaagcccttaaccaacaggtgtagaccttactgtgaaatgctgaatacaacaggtgtagtagaccttactgtgaaatgctgaatacaacaggtgtagtagaccttactgtgaaatgcttactgacaagcccttaaccaacaggtgtagaccttactgtgaaatgcttactgacaagcccttaaccaacaggtgtagaccttactgtgaaatgcttacttacaagcccttaaccaacaatgcagttaagaaaatatttaataaatcaactaatgtaaaattgtaaaaaatgtaagtaacaatagcgaggctatatacagggggtaccagtacagagtcaatgtgcaggggtacaggttagtcaaggtcattgtacatgtaggtaggggtgaagtgactatgcatagataataaacaggttagttgaggtaattgaggtgtaactgtaggtaggggtgaagtgactatgcatagataataaacaggttagttgaggtaattgaggtgtaactgtaggtaggggtgaagtgatatagataataaacagtgagtagcagcagtgtgaaaacaaaggggggaggggtcaatgcaaatagtccaggtggccatttgattaattgttcagcagcctTATCGCTTGGGATAGAAGCTGCTCATCTGTAGTTGTGGCAATACATTCTAAATACATAGTAATAAATAATTTCAGGAATTACAATACACCCAAAAACATTCTGCAGGTAAAAATGACAGTAgttctacttttttttttttgtacattgATGGATAAAAAATCTTGCCAAACTTCAAATAAGCAACTCAAGAACTTCAAATCTTCCCTTACACCCATGCTCATGGTTTAAGTAGGCCGCAAAGCTGAGCCTCAGACTAAATTTGTACTTCTGACCCACCTGCTGCTCTCCCTCCAGGTACTTGTCTATGGATTCCGACTGGGCAGCCATCATGTTGGCGGACCTAGAAAAACACATAGGTCCACACACTGTTGAGAATTCAAAAAGGCTATTATAGTATAAATTACTCTTCATGATAAATGGAGATTATTTGAAAACAGGACAAGTTACAAAGACTGACATTTGTATTTGGTAAACAATATTGGACTAATAGTGCACTATGGAGAAGGGTTGAGGTAAATTGCTAAACTACAGTGAAAATCTATTGAATTATTTTTCCCTCTTTGAAAGACCAAGTGCTATAAATATTTGACCCTTATTGTAGTCTAAACCATAGAAATAAAGAATGTTTTTAATGGCCTAAACACGATTACATTCCACTTTTCCACTTGATTAATTGGCCATGTTTATGAATAGAACAAGGAAATGCTGGATTGCTCTGACAGAGATGATCTACTCCCTGCAGTGCAATAACATACACGATAATGCAGCTACCTATTTGACTGTAAGGTACTCGTCAAAACGAGAATGAAACATGCATGTATATTTACATATAAATTGCTTAGGAAACAAAGGCTATAAGGAGGGGAACAAAATGTTATGTAGTTCATACGCTTGCATTGGAAATGTACAGCTTTGTGCACGTCTTTGACTTACGTTCGTGTTCAAGGATACGACATTGGTGCGAATCATACATGTCTTATCGTGAAACCGGGTTAATGTCCACGGTCCTAACTGATGGCACTCACCCACCATGTTAAAACCCGACTGCTGCCATTTCTCGCAGCAACAAAGACAACTAGTAGAGCTTCTTGATGGTTTAGCAATAGCAAGCAAATTATTGGATTGGCTTTCAATCATATGAAGGAAAAGCGGTCCGAGTGAGACAATTGAGTGAAGTAGAAATTCAGTTTCAGAGAACTTTAAACTGAATTTATTGCGAACGTTTACTTGTTCAATACAAGGTCGCTAAACaaaatagctaacgttagctggtttATTTACGAAAGCAACTATCCAGCTAGTTAGCTTACTAGCTAATCAATTGCAAATGGTTCCTTTTGTCCACTAAATTAGGCGATAACAGCCTCAAAATGTGTACTAAATGTAACATGCATGAACTCTTTTCCTGGTCGCAACACCAAGTGAAGTGTCCTTGTTTTAAAAAA is part of the Oncorhynchus gorbuscha isolate QuinsamMale2020 ecotype Even-year linkage group LG09, OgorEven_v1.0, whole genome shotgun sequence genome and harbors:
- the pknox1.1 gene encoding homeobox protein PKNOX1.1 isoform X1 — protein: MMAAQSESIDKYLEGEQQMLGAEQADGDEGLDAASSPTPTEPQTPMDVDKASIYRHPLFPLLALLFEKCEQSTQGSDCVTSASFDVDIENFVRSQEKEGKAFFSEDPDLDNLMVKAIQVLRIHLLELEKVSDLCKDFCSRYISCLKTKMNSETLLSGEPGSPYSSGQGFSPTKIQTSSSFTGTLSPQGIVVPASALHQGNVTVTTVNPTQVIAGMSPWHTTTTGGTVYQPVTVVNSQGQVVSQTLSPQTIRIQNTQLQLQLNQDLSFFNHDDSSPKNKRGVLPKQATNVMRSWLFQHIGHPYPTEDEKKQIATQTNLSLLQVNNWFINARRRILQPMLDASSSETPKTKKKPPPNRPLQRFWPDSIATGMTQQQVQMPDGTTVMMSVEGLRSLTSDGATLAVQQVMMGGHSEDESGDSGDEDDDDDMAGLGLDNSDSLQ
- the pknox1.1 gene encoding homeobox protein PKNOX1.1 isoform X2, whose product is MMAAQSESIDKYLEGEQQMLGAEQADGDEGLDAASSPTPTEPQTPMDVDKASIYRHPLFPLLALLFEKCEQSTQGSDCVTSASFDVDIENFVRSQEKEGKAFFSEDPDLDNLMVKAIQVLRIHLLELEKVSDLCKDFCSRYISCLKTKMNSETLLSGEPGSPYSSGQGFSPTKIQTSSSFTGTLSPQGIVVPASALHQGNVTVTTVNPTQVIAGGTVYQPVTVVNSQGQVVSQTLSPQTIRIQNTQLQLQLNQDLSFFNHDDSSPKNKRGVLPKQATNVMRSWLFQHIGHPYPTEDEKKQIATQTNLSLLQVNNWFINARRRILQPMLDASSSETPKTKKKPPPNRPLQRFWPDSIATGMTQQQVQMPDGTTVMMSVEGLRSLTSDGATLAVQQVMMGGHSEDESGDSGDEDDDDDMAGLGLDNSDSLQ